From the genome of Haloplanus vescus:
TCCTCATCGAAGGGGTTGCCGACGTAGACACGGACGTTCTCGAACGCCTCGCGTCCGCGCGGCTTCTTGTACGGGACCATGCCGCGGACGGCCCGCTTGAAGATGCGGTCCGGCCGCTTGGGGTAGTACGGCCCACTGTCGGAGCCCAGATTCGCACGCTTGCGGTAGGTCTCCATCGTGGATTCTGCGTTACCCGTGATGACTGCGTCCTCGGCGTTGATGATAGCCACGCGCTCACCGTCGAGCGCGGACTGGGCCACTTCGCTCGCGACCCGGCCCATGATACAGTCGCGGGCGTCTACGACGACGTCGGCGTCGAACTCTGCAAGACTCATCGAATCACCCGCACGTTGGAACCTTCGGGGTT
Proteins encoded in this window:
- a CDS encoding 50S ribosomal protein L13 is translated as MSLAEFDADVVVDARDCIMGRVASEVAQSALDGERVAIINAEDAVITGNAESTMETYRKRANLGSDSGPYYPKRPDRIFKRAVRGMVPYKKPRGREAFENVRVYVGNPFDEDAEVLEGTSLDRLSNINFVSLGDVSKELGANVTW